A part of Leptospira perdikensis genomic DNA contains:
- a CDS encoding molybdenum cofactor guanylyltransferase translates to MTHTNTDPTFVLLVGGRSVRMGEDKGFVTIGSNSHFLDQILKKLNGFTSSIYISLRAEQVESYVNYLPKSSLILDQNLPVEGPLKGILSSYLYLKKNNEWNDFMYVMPIDIPFVEDRTIKRLLDTFHGQQKPVSGIFYESKTGLEPLCGIYTTSTLSSWEKSLFVAGNQEFSLQKRIKSLDLQPILVKLPSEEEINFRNINSKNEL, encoded by the coding sequence ATGACTCACACGAACACTGATCCCACCTTTGTACTACTTGTTGGCGGACGGAGTGTTCGAATGGGCGAAGACAAAGGTTTTGTTACGATTGGCTCCAATTCTCATTTTTTAGATCAGATTCTAAAAAAACTAAATGGATTTACTTCTTCCATCTATATCTCTCTAAGAGCGGAACAAGTAGAATCTTACGTAAATTACTTACCGAAATCATCTCTTATACTCGACCAAAATCTTCCCGTGGAAGGTCCACTCAAAGGAATCCTCTCTTCTTATTTATATTTAAAAAAAAATAACGAGTGGAATGATTTTATGTATGTAATGCCGATTGATATCCCCTTCGTCGAAGATAGAACTATAAAACGATTATTAGATACATTCCACGGGCAACAAAAGCCTGTGTCTGGAATTTTTTATGAATCAAAAACAGGTTTAGAGCCGTTATGCGGAATCTATACAACATCGACATTATCTTCATGGGAAAAGTCTCTTTTCGTAGCAGGGAATCAGGAATTTTCCTTACAGAAACGAATCAAATCTTTGGATCTACAACCTATTTTGGTAAAACTTCCCTCTGAAGAAGAAATTAATTTTAGAAATATAAACTCAAAAAATGAATTATAA
- a CDS encoding molybdenum cofactor biosynthesis protein MoaE — protein sequence METNTQYKHITETKLELSLQLPPLPSMGGYVLFAGIVRDINEGKQVTHLEYEAYSEMANQMISAIIADAFQKWDLQYADCIHRLGKLVLGEVAVLVNTGSIHRDEAYKANRYIIDRVKHEVPIWKKEYYVDGSSEWSKGCLHDSHEH from the coding sequence ATGGAAACAAATACTCAATACAAACACATAACAGAAACCAAATTAGAACTTTCTTTGCAATTACCACCACTTCCCAGTATGGGAGGGTATGTCTTATTCGCAGGTATCGTAAGAGATATCAACGAAGGAAAACAAGTCACTCATTTAGAATACGAAGCATATTCTGAAATGGCAAATCAAATGATTTCAGCTATCATAGCTGATGCCTTTCAAAAATGGGACTTACAATATGCTGATTGTATCCATAGACTAGGAAAACTTGTTTTAGGGGAAGTGGCAGTTCTAGTCAACACGGGTTCCATCCACAGAGACGAAGCTTACAAAGCAAACCGTTACATTATTGATCGAGTCAAACACGAAGTTCCTATTTGGAAAAAAGAATACTATGTAGATGGAAGTTCTGAATGGTCAAAAGGTTGTTTGCATGACTCACACGAACACTGA
- a CDS encoding HAD family hydrolase → MSFFKRKKNWIFDMDGTLTIANHDFDAIKRELEIPLDTDILTSLSKLSKEEAEKKHTQLNGIELKIAKSSIPSPGSSELLQEIKTQTNNLGILTRNSFSNSIETLKATGLIDYFDSNFIFCRERAIPKPNPEGIFRLMDLWKANPMETVMIGDYVYDLDAGSAAGVETIYIDPTGTFPFRESATHCIRELGEILNL, encoded by the coding sequence ATGAGCTTTTTCAAAAGAAAAAAGAATTGGATCTTCGATATGGATGGCACTCTAACCATAGCTAATCATGATTTTGATGCCATCAAAAGAGAATTAGAGATTCCCTTAGATACAGATATACTCACTTCATTATCCAAACTTTCCAAAGAGGAAGCAGAAAAGAAACACACTCAACTGAACGGAATTGAACTAAAAATTGCAAAGTCATCAATTCCCTCTCCTGGCAGTTCTGAATTACTACAAGAAATCAAAACACAAACAAACAACTTAGGTATTCTAACAAGAAATAGTTTTTCTAATTCAATCGAAACTTTGAAAGCAACTGGCCTTATCGATTACTTTGATTCCAATTTTATCTTTTGTAGAGAACGAGCCATACCGAAACCCAATCCTGAGGGAATCTTTCGTTTGATGGATCTTTGGAAAGCCAATCCAATGGAAACTGTTATGATCGGAGACTATGTTTACGATTTAGACGCTGGCTCTGCGGCCGGAGTAGAAACCATCTACATTGATCCTACAGGAACATTTCCATTTAGAGAATCGGCAACTCATTGTATCAGGGAATTAGGCGAAATCCTAAACCTATAA
- a CDS encoding YdeI/OmpD-associated family protein, with protein MLDYSYLPFSAKIEIIGINPFVFLPDSVLQSLMLQAGTNKGKIRVHIKIEGFEFTQTLVKYSGYWRLYLNTPMRSTAKKEVGDRAKFEIRFNPEKKEHPVSLELKTALEKNKKAKAKFESLSPSLQNELMRYIFGLKSEKTKIENVERAIQYLLGKGKFLGREIS; from the coding sequence ATGTTAGATTATTCTTACCTACCATTTTCAGCCAAAATCGAAATCATTGGCATCAATCCATTTGTTTTTTTACCTGACTCCGTTTTGCAATCGTTAATGCTCCAAGCAGGGACAAACAAAGGCAAAATTCGAGTCCATATCAAAATAGAAGGATTTGAGTTTACGCAAACACTCGTTAAGTATAGCGGCTACTGGCGACTCTACTTAAACACACCTATGCGATCTACGGCAAAAAAAGAAGTGGGGGACCGTGCCAAGTTTGAAATCAGATTCAATCCAGAAAAAAAAGAACACCCCGTATCTTTGGAGTTAAAAACGGCACTGGAAAAAAACAAAAAGGCAAAAGCTAAGTTTGAAAGTTTAAGCCCTTCACTTCAAAACGAATTGATGCGATATATCTTTGGACTCAAATCAGAAAAAACTAAAATTGAAAATGTAGAACGAGCCATCCAATATTTGTTAGGCAAAGGAAAGTTTCTTGGTAGGGAAATCAGTTAA
- a CDS encoding MoaD/ThiS family protein: MKIQLLSFAALKDYFPSKQELTFDGAKSVLELKSYLSNLNPEATNLIKISRISINQIIAKDSDSITEGAVVAILPPSSGG, encoded by the coding sequence ATGAAAATCCAACTTTTATCGTTTGCGGCTCTCAAAGACTATTTTCCATCCAAACAAGAACTCACTTTTGATGGGGCTAAATCAGTTTTAGAATTAAAATCTTATCTTAGTAATCTAAATCCAGAGGCCACTAACTTAATCAAAATCAGTCGCATTTCAATTAACCAAATCATCGCCAAAGATTCAGATTCAATTACGGAAGGTGCAGTGGTGGCAATCCTTCCTCCGTCAAGTGGTGGTTAA
- a CDS encoding ThiF family adenylyltransferase, which yields MDTDEGQFFQRQIQVPEIGSLGQKKWRDSSVLIIGLGGLGCPAALQLALGGIGRLGLVDFDQVEVSNLHRQTLFTFKDLGLPKTEVVSKVLLEHCPWLQVECFSELVSEGTKPEFLNGWDLVLDCTDTITSKYQINELCIQKSIPLVTASVFRTSAQFAIFSGKGQPCYRCLFPDLKEGDTLNCSLGGVLGVQTTLAGTYQSSLAMQYLLDPNSTDLSSVYFMEWNPPTLYQSKIEANLDCPTCGHEKKENNLSLNKTEIHPNEFVVYQKKGNVLLIDVREKEETDSHPIPEVFLLPLSELEKGFVPEFSSELTLVCICETGVRSQKAISYLQTTNEVFSLSGGKRAYFQYLKNNPTS from the coding sequence ATGGATACAGACGAGGGACAATTTTTCCAACGCCAAATCCAAGTTCCAGAAATTGGGTCTCTTGGACAAAAAAAATGGCGAGATTCCTCCGTCCTCATTATTGGCCTTGGTGGGCTTGGATGTCCTGCTGCTCTGCAACTTGCTCTTGGCGGAATTGGCCGGTTAGGCCTTGTTGATTTTGATCAAGTGGAAGTTTCTAATCTTCACCGCCAAACATTGTTTACTTTTAAAGACTTAGGCCTTCCCAAAACAGAAGTGGTTTCTAAGGTTCTGTTAGAACATTGCCCTTGGTTACAAGTGGAATGTTTTTCGGAACTGGTTTCGGAAGGGACCAAACCTGAATTCCTTAACGGATGGGATCTTGTTTTGGATTGTACGGACACAATTACATCCAAATATCAGATCAACGAACTTTGTATTCAAAAATCGATTCCCTTAGTCACCGCATCTGTATTTCGTACGAGTGCTCAATTTGCTATTTTTTCTGGAAAAGGACAACCATGTTACCGTTGTTTGTTTCCAGATTTAAAAGAAGGGGATACTTTAAATTGTAGTTTGGGTGGTGTGCTCGGTGTACAAACGACACTTGCCGGTACTTACCAATCCTCCTTGGCGATGCAGTATCTTTTAGATCCAAATTCGACGGATCTATCTTCTGTATACTTTATGGAATGGAATCCACCGACACTCTATCAGTCCAAAATAGAAGCAAATCTGGATTGTCCGACCTGTGGTCATGAAAAAAAAGAAAACAATCTAAGTTTGAATAAAACAGAGATACATCCAAACGAATTCGTTGTTTATCAGAAAAAGGGAAATGTCCTTCTTATTGATGTCAGAGAAAAAGAGGAAACGGATTCTCATCCAATCCCAGAAGTTTTTTTGTTACCTCTATCAGAGTTGGAAAAAGGATTCGTTCCTGAATTTTCATCGGAGTTAACTCTTGTTTGTATTTGTGAAACGGGAGTACGATCTCAAAAAGCAATTTCCTATTTACAAACCACAAATGAGGTTTTTTCACTCAGTGGAGGAAAGCGTGCCTATTTCCAATACTTAAAAAACAATCCGACCTCTTAG
- a CDS encoding sensor histidine kinase — MNFIALLNLLSLFVYVVAFFIIIKNLIRNPNYRGEGMFVLILAVIPCYVSISNVFEHGYSIDYFDEYEGFFKDLYAMFFLIFLYVHSVKKEQTQRIEHERQIKSDLKLKSKLLTEIHHRVNNNLQIISGLLAMQAESENDLKLTSSLGLIQNRIMAIASVHKIIYGSPNLLYVDLNLIFNSILGNLKITYVNERNKIELYESIEDGLEMDLDRAIPMGLILNELVSNSFRHAFMNRNYGKIEVSLGKMDDLFVLIVEDDGLGLGTDFLDGKGIGLTLVKNLVKQLRGTLLTEETNGTRFEIRFPILNQNPIQI, encoded by the coding sequence ATGAATTTTATAGCACTACTCAATCTTTTGTCTTTATTTGTCTACGTGGTTGCATTTTTTATCATCATCAAAAATTTGATTCGTAATCCGAATTATCGCGGAGAAGGGATGTTCGTATTAATTTTGGCAGTGATCCCTTGTTATGTAAGTATTTCAAATGTCTTTGAACATGGATATTCAATCGATTATTTTGATGAATATGAAGGTTTTTTTAAGGATTTGTATGCAATGTTTTTTCTAATTTTTTTGTATGTTCATTCTGTGAAAAAGGAACAAACTCAAAGAATAGAACATGAAAGACAAATCAAATCAGATTTGAAACTAAAATCAAAACTACTAACGGAAATTCATCACAGAGTAAATAACAATTTACAGATCATATCTGGACTTTTGGCAATGCAGGCCGAATCGGAGAATGATCTAAAGTTAACTTCTTCTTTAGGTTTGATTCAAAATAGAATTATGGCTATTGCATCGGTCCATAAGATTATCTATGGATCACCTAATTTATTATATGTAGATTTAAATCTTATTTTTAATTCGATTTTAGGTAATTTGAAAATTACTTATGTGAATGAACGAAATAAAATAGAATTGTATGAATCCATCGAAGACGGTTTGGAGATGGATCTTGATCGGGCCATTCCAATGGGGCTTATACTTAATGAACTTGTTTCCAATTCTTTTCGCCATGCCTTCATGAATCGAAACTATGGGAAAATTGAAGTAAGTTTGGGAAAGATGGATGATTTATTTGTCCTTATAGTCGAGGACGATGGTTTGGGTTTAGGAACCGATTTTTTAGATGGAAAAGGAATTGGCCTTACACTAGTTAAAAATTTAGTGAAACAACTAAGAGGGACATTGCTTACTGAAGAAACAAATGGTACTCGTTTTGAAATTCGATTTCCCATCCTGAATCAGAATCCAATTCAGATTTAA
- a CDS encoding alpha/beta fold hydrolase, with the protein MGQPTKKTKPQKYREEVITTNGINIRVGLWHGTKQTIVCLHGLSGNLYSMKPLAERLNRFGYRVLSYDLRGRGKSDKPKSGYGFKNHIKDLRGIIAHYKIKNPIFFAHSFGCMIALRYAIAYPELVKAMILMDGGGLLSLLKRIQVLKVLKQSFERLDITYPSVSEYLKLIKNSPLVPHWSKEIEEYFRLELDKKEDGFVCHMPGFVMEEELKEMGGSMYFHKIFKNLIQNPKKVISKVKENKHLEFEKIESPTLILRATEMNLFPNDDLLPKESFESMLNRIPYSIGKEIKTNHYGILFDKLKDRDESIENFLSGLNGRKRFN; encoded by the coding sequence ATGGGACAACCAACAAAGAAAACCAAACCCCAAAAATATAGGGAAGAGGTGATCACCACAAATGGTATTAATATTCGTGTAGGCCTTTGGCATGGTACCAAACAAACCATTGTTTGTCTTCACGGTTTGTCTGGGAATTTATACTCTATGAAACCTTTGGCAGAAAGATTGAACCGTTTCGGATATAGAGTTTTATCTTATGATTTACGAGGTCGAGGAAAATCAGATAAACCAAAATCCGGATATGGATTCAAAAACCATATCAAAGATTTGAGAGGTATCATTGCTCATTATAAAATTAAAAATCCAATCTTTTTTGCGCATTCTTTCGGGTGTATGATTGCTCTACGTTATGCGATTGCCTACCCGGAACTTGTAAAAGCAATGATCTTAATGGATGGAGGTGGACTTCTCAGCTTACTAAAACGAATACAAGTTCTAAAAGTCTTAAAACAATCGTTTGAAAGATTAGATATTACCTACCCATCAGTATCTGAATATTTGAAACTAATCAAAAACTCCCCTCTTGTTCCACACTGGTCAAAAGAAATAGAAGAATACTTTCGATTGGAATTAGACAAAAAAGAAGATGGATTTGTCTGTCACATGCCTGGATTTGTGATGGAAGAAGAATTGAAGGAGATGGGGGGTTCTATGTATTTTCATAAAATATTCAAAAATTTAATCCAAAATCCCAAAAAAGTAATCTCAAAAGTCAAAGAGAACAAACATCTAGAATTTGAAAAGATTGAATCTCCTACTCTCATCCTTCGCGCAACTGAGATGAACTTATTTCCGAACGATGATTTACTACCAAAAGAATCGTTCGAATCTATGTTAAACCGAATTCCTTATTCTATTGGAAAAGAAATCAAAACAAATCATTATGGAATACTTTTTGATAAACTAAAGGATAGAGATGAAAGTATTGAAAACTTTCTCTCAGGTCTAAATGGGAGAAAAAGATTCAATTGA
- a CDS encoding DNA-3-methyladenine glycosylase I, with amino-acid sequence MKTHTEKERCSWCLKFDQYIQYHDEEWGVPVHDDKTHFEFLILEGAQAGLSWSTILKKREGYRKVFANFDPTKVAKFTDKKLEKILLDPSIVRNRLKVFAAVNNAKRFLEIQKEFGSFDFYIWSFVNHKPIQNRRKSLKEVPATTKESDALSKDLIKRGFKFVGSTVIYAHMQACGLVNDHVESCFRYKELTSTSSKPHKK; translated from the coding sequence ATGAAAACGCATACAGAAAAGGAACGATGTTCCTGGTGTTTGAAATTTGACCAATACATCCAATACCATGACGAAGAATGGGGTGTACCTGTACACGATGACAAAACACATTTTGAATTTTTGATTTTAGAAGGTGCACAAGCTGGACTCAGTTGGTCAACTATCCTTAAAAAACGAGAAGGTTATAGAAAAGTTTTTGCAAACTTTGATCCGACAAAGGTCGCCAAATTCACTGATAAAAAACTAGAAAAAATTCTTTTGGATCCATCTATTGTAAGGAATCGATTGAAAGTATTTGCAGCTGTCAACAACGCAAAACGATTTTTAGAAATCCAAAAAGAATTTGGATCTTTTGATTTTTACATTTGGAGTTTTGTAAACCACAAACCGATTCAGAATCGACGAAAGAGTTTAAAAGAAGTTCCGGCAACAACAAAAGAATCCGATGCCTTAAGTAAGGATTTAATTAAACGTGGATTCAAATTTGTGGGAAGTACGGTCATCTATGCACATATGCAAGCATGTGGGCTTGTCAATGACCATGTAGAAAGTTGTTTTCGTTATAAAGAGTTAACTTCTACCTCTTCAAAACCCCATAAAAAATAA
- a CDS encoding molybdopterin-dependent oxidoreductase — translation MDQIHYRSCSLCEAMCGLQIELKDGSIQGFKGDPEDQFSRGHICPKGPELKSLYQDPDRIKLPQKRTKTGWETVSWVEALSDIATQLVKIQNTYGSDSVAIYNGNPTVHNYGSMLLGQRFASRLKTKNNFSATSVDQLPHQLLSYLMFGHQLLVPIPDIDHTDFFLILGGNPFASNGSLMSVPDVKKRLKAIQDRGGKYVVVDPRKSETATHADEHLFIKPGTDAYFLLAILHVLFEKQLTKPNDLIRKEDLQTIQMVAKEYDPERVSKITGVSKETIERITFEFANAPSAVCYGRVGVSTQEFGAVCQWLINVINIVTGNLDNKGGAMFTLPAVDLVGEGSVMRSSPGSFNSYQSRVRKLPEFSDELPVAALAEEILTEGEGKIRALFTSAGNPVLSTPNGTKLDKALSSLDFMVSVDFYLNETTKHANYILPPTSALEHDHYDLIFNVFAVRNTARYNQPLFTPEPGMLHDWEIFSDLTKRLELTRAGKELPKDIIKTKLTPASIIDHALKSGPYGNKGPHNREMSLELLKNSPHGVDLGPLRSSFPDRLYTEDKRIHLFPEILKEDLPRLKSKFTEWEKFTSDKSHFLLIGRRHLRSNNSWMHNLPKLMTGKPRCTVMIHPNDANHLGILNDEEVIVESSVGKIHIHAEITEELMQGVVSIPHGFGHNRGGTNQKVATEFSGASINDLTDDQAIDAFSGNAAFSGIKVSIKKQPA, via the coding sequence ATGGACCAAATTCATTACCGGTCTTGCAGTTTGTGCGAGGCAATGTGTGGACTACAAATCGAATTGAAAGATGGCTCCATCCAAGGATTCAAAGGAGATCCGGAAGATCAGTTTAGTCGAGGCCATATTTGCCCGAAAGGACCTGAACTCAAAAGCCTTTACCAAGACCCCGATCGTATCAAACTCCCTCAAAAAAGAACGAAAACTGGATGGGAAACTGTTTCCTGGGTCGAAGCCCTTTCCGATATTGCTACACAACTTGTAAAAATCCAAAACACATACGGAAGTGATTCTGTAGCCATTTATAATGGAAATCCGACGGTCCACAATTACGGATCAATGTTACTAGGACAGCGGTTTGCCAGCAGGCTCAAAACAAAAAACAATTTCTCGGCTACTTCAGTAGACCAGTTACCCCACCAATTACTTTCCTATCTGATGTTTGGTCACCAACTCCTAGTCCCCATACCTGACATTGATCATACCGACTTTTTCTTAATTTTGGGAGGAAACCCATTTGCATCTAACGGAAGTTTAATGAGTGTTCCCGATGTTAAAAAAAGATTAAAAGCAATTCAGGACAGAGGTGGAAAGTATGTGGTTGTGGATCCTCGTAAATCTGAAACGGCAACCCATGCTGACGAACATTTATTTATCAAACCAGGAACTGATGCTTATTTCCTACTAGCCATCCTCCATGTACTTTTTGAAAAACAACTGACAAAACCAAATGACCTGATCCGCAAAGAAGATTTACAAACCATTCAAATGGTCGCAAAAGAATACGACCCGGAAAGAGTTTCCAAAATCACTGGTGTTTCCAAAGAAACCATCGAAAGAATCACATTTGAATTTGCGAATGCACCTTCAGCCGTCTGTTACGGAAGAGTTGGTGTTTCCACACAAGAGTTCGGAGCCGTTTGCCAATGGCTTATCAATGTCATCAATATTGTTACTGGAAATTTAGATAACAAGGGTGGTGCTATGTTCACTCTCCCTGCGGTGGATTTGGTTGGAGAAGGATCTGTGATGCGCTCCTCACCTGGAAGTTTTAATTCCTACCAATCCCGAGTTCGCAAACTTCCTGAATTCAGTGATGAACTTCCGGTGGCGGCACTAGCAGAAGAAATTCTTACCGAAGGGGAAGGAAAAATCCGAGCCCTTTTTACATCGGCAGGGAATCCCGTTTTATCGACACCTAACGGAACCAAACTCGATAAAGCTTTGTCTAGTCTGGATTTTATGGTAAGTGTTGATTTTTATTTGAATGAGACTACAAAACATGCAAACTATATCTTACCTCCCACCTCCGCTTTAGAACATGATCATTATGATTTAATTTTTAATGTATTTGCAGTTAGGAATACAGCACGGTACAACCAACCTCTTTTTACACCAGAACCAGGGATGTTACATGATTGGGAAATTTTTTCTGATCTAACAAAACGTTTGGAACTTACCCGGGCCGGCAAAGAGCTACCCAAAGACATCATCAAAACAAAACTAACACCTGCTAGTATTATAGACCACGCACTCAAATCAGGGCCTTATGGTAACAAAGGACCTCATAACAGGGAAATGAGTTTAGAACTTCTAAAAAACAGCCCTCATGGTGTAGACTTGGGGCCTCTCAGATCTAGTTTTCCCGATCGTTTGTACACAGAAGACAAACGGATCCACCTATTCCCCGAAATTTTAAAAGAAGATCTGCCAAGGCTTAAGAGTAAATTTACCGAATGGGAAAAATTTACTTCTGACAAATCTCATTTTTTACTCATAGGAAGAAGGCATTTACGAAGTAATAATTCTTGGATGCACAACCTACCAAAACTCATGACAGGAAAACCACGTTGCACCGTAATGATCCATCCCAATGATGCCAACCATTTGGGAATTTTGAATGATGAAGAAGTCATAGTAGAATCATCTGTTGGTAAAATTCATATCCATGCAGAAATTACTGAAGAACTGATGCAAGGTGTTGTGAGTATCCCTCATGGTTTTGGACACAACCGTGGAGGAACCAATCAAAAAGTTGCTACCGAGTTTTCAGGTGCGAGTATCAACGACCTCACTGATGACCAGGCCATTGATGCGTTTTCAGGAAATGCTGCCTTTAGTGGAATCAAAGTATCGATTAAAAAACAGCCTGCCTAA
- a CDS encoding radical SAM protein: MKANTRKFEVLRVSILSHCSFACVYCAPKNKPDRTDFYPKIHYLNPELLESKIRLLTSHIQLKEVHLTGGEPTLHKDLVLLIQKLKEISIDEIAITSNGFFEDGLIQKMKLAGLTRMNFSLDSFSQSGFERLSDRKLPVERLLKRILEAKTFGLDVKVNCTVLKGFNESEILNLLQWAGENEIPIRFLEFMKMGPLQEEHSNCFYSAEEIRETIHSQYNFRPYPTAPDSTATYHITDEGFIFGIIANHTEPFCEGCNRLRMDSLGRIYGCLSDQTSFDLPSEPSDVPFVLEQAMETKKTQFTGSELSMKFIGG, from the coding sequence GTGAAAGCAAATACGAGAAAATTTGAAGTACTTCGCGTGAGTATACTCTCTCATTGTAGTTTTGCCTGTGTTTATTGTGCACCAAAAAACAAACCGGACAGAACTGACTTCTATCCGAAAATTCATTATCTAAATCCTGAACTTTTAGAATCAAAAATCAGATTACTCACATCCCATATACAACTGAAGGAAGTTCACCTAACAGGTGGAGAACCGACACTACATAAAGATCTTGTTTTATTAATTCAAAAACTAAAAGAAATTTCAATAGATGAAATTGCCATCACTTCTAATGGATTCTTTGAAGATGGACTCATACAAAAAATGAAATTGGCCGGACTCACACGGATGAACTTTTCTCTAGATAGTTTTTCGCAAAGTGGTTTTGAAAGACTCAGTGATCGCAAGTTACCTGTCGAACGTTTATTAAAACGAATCTTGGAAGCAAAAACATTTGGATTAGATGTCAAAGTCAATTGTACAGTTTTAAAAGGCTTCAATGAATCAGAAATTTTAAACTTATTACAATGGGCTGGTGAAAATGAAATCCCCATTCGATTTTTAGAGTTTATGAAAATGGGTCCTTTGCAAGAAGAACATTCAAATTGTTTTTATTCCGCAGAAGAAATCAGAGAAACCATCCACAGCCAATACAACTTTAGACCTTATCCAACGGCACCCGATTCCACTGCCACCTATCACATAACGGATGAAGGATTTATTTTTGGAATTATTGCCAATCACACAGAACCATTTTGCGAAGGGTGTAATCGACTTCGGATGGATTCTCTTGGAAGAATTTATGGATGTTTGAGTGATCAGACTTCCTTTGATCTTCCTTCCGAACCTTCCGACGTTCCCTTCGTCTTGGAACAAGCAATGGAAACTAAAAAAACACAATTTACAGGTTCCGAACTTTCTATGAAATTCATTGGAGGATAA
- a CDS encoding M14 family zinc carboxypeptidase yields the protein MLRGMKRLNRYENRILKIVKLGGKLVRFRQYGFSTKTAEGFRFPIYVLEIGKEKAIKRNVAGLVAGVHGLETIGIRVLLDFLDDLFARKTSDLYKEIRDGELGIVCIPILNPGGVAMKRRSNPGGVDLMRNSGVEAVKAPFFFGGHKISNLFPYYRGNVLQSESKVLDRFYAEYLLPAENKMIPVIDIHSGFGAVDHVWWPYAGTHEQCADETLFQNIANYLTTKFNHILYRFGPQSETYTTHGDLWDRLYNEYQKIKPDTDINGSRFLPLTLEIGTWSDIQLDPWKIFRKRGIFNPTRELKQESIISHRKFLTDVLRLAKIKPMDLV from the coding sequence ATGCTTAGAGGAATGAAACGTCTCAATCGATACGAAAATAGAATTTTAAAGATAGTAAAGTTAGGTGGCAAACTAGTTCGCTTCCGACAATATGGGTTCTCAACAAAAACGGCTGAAGGATTTCGTTTTCCCATTTATGTTTTAGAAATTGGAAAAGAAAAAGCTATTAAACGAAACGTAGCCGGTCTTGTCGCCGGAGTACACGGACTTGAAACAATTGGAATTCGTGTTTTATTAGATTTTTTAGATGATCTCTTCGCTCGTAAAACCTCAGATTTATATAAGGAAATTAGAGATGGAGAATTAGGAATTGTTTGTATTCCTATTTTAAATCCTGGTGGGGTTGCAATGAAACGTAGGTCGAACCCTGGTGGGGTTGATTTGATGAGAAACTCCGGTGTGGAAGCAGTGAAAGCACCTTTCTTTTTTGGCGGACATAAAATTTCGAATTTGTTTCCGTATTATAGAGGTAATGTCTTACAATCTGAATCTAAAGTTTTGGACAGATTTTACGCCGAATATCTGTTACCTGCAGAAAATAAAATGATTCCTGTGATTGATATTCATTCCGGCTTTGGTGCAGTGGACCATGTGTGGTGGCCTTATGCGGGAACACATGAACAGTGTGCTGACGAGACTTTATTCCAGAATATTGCAAATTACCTGACAACAAAGTTTAATCATATTTTGTATAGGTTTGGTCCGCAAAGTGAGACATATACAACTCATGGTGACCTCTGGGATAGATTGTACAACGAATACCAAAAAATAAAACCTGATACTGATATTAACGGATCTAGATTTCTTCCTTTAACCTTGGAGATTGGAACCTGGTCCGACATTCAATTAGATCCTTGGAAAATATTTCGTAAACGTGGTATTTTTAATCCAACGAGAGAATTGAAACAAGAATCCATCATTAGTCATCGGAAATTTCTGACTGACGTTTTGCGATTAGCAAAAATAAAACCAATGGACTTGGTTTGA